The sequence ACGGAGCTGTACGACTACCAGTGCGGCGCGAAGGCGATGACCGCCGAGGCGTGGGCCGACGCTCGGAGCCACCTCTACGAACCGGGCTTCGCGTGGGACGTCGAACTCGTCGCCGTCGCCGCCGCGTTGGACCACGCGGTCGTGGAGGTGCCCGTCGAATGGGAGGACAGACCGGGGTCGACCGTCTCGCCGATTCGGACGAGTCTCGACCTCGGGCTGAGTCTGCTGTCGGCGCGCCACCGCGCGAAGCTCATCCGCGAAGACCGACTGCACGCGATGCTCGACGCCCGCCGGTCGACGACGCCGTCGCTCGTCGAACGCCTCGGGCCGGACCCGATAGAGGAATGAGGCTGAATCGCACGGCGACCGAACTGCTGTCGGGCAAGCGATTCGGGCAGTTCGTCTCCGTCGGCGCGCTCGGCGCGGTCTTCGACCTGACCGTCAGCGCCGTGTTGACCGTCTGGTTCGGCGTGCTCGCGGAGGTGGCGAAACTGGTCGGCGCGGAAGTCGCCATCGTGGTCATGTTTCTGATCAACGACCGCTGGACGTTCGCCGACGAGGGCGCGTCGGGAGCGTTCCCGGCGGCGCGGCGACTGCTGAAGTCGAACCTCGTCCGCAGCGGCGGTCTCGCGCTGCAGTTCGTCGTCGTCCGCGTGCTCCGCCAACAGGACGTGAGCGTCGTCGTCGCCGGCTTCGACTTTTGGCAGGTGATTCCGCTCCCGGTGGCGATTCTCGCGTCGATGCTGCTCAACTACGTCGCGGAGAGTTTACTGACGTGGCGCGTGGCCAGCGAGTGAGCGGCGGCGAACGATACCACGGCGGAAACTGACATACGGCGTCGGAATCACAACCCTTAACCGAGGGCATCCTGTTGTCAGAAGTAGCGGGATGGGATAGCCAGGAGATTCCGCCGGGCTCATAACCCGGAGATCGGTAGTTCAAATCTACCTCCCGCTATCTTCTGTGGCGCACACAACGAACGACGAGCGAAGCGAGTCGTGAGATGTGCGCCACGACGATAGCTTAGTGGTCGTTTGAACGAGAGGACGAGCGAACAGCGTGAGCGAGTCCGCGTAGTTCAAGTCTACCTTCCGCCACTCCCTGCCGACGGACCGCTCACTGCCGCTCTGGTGGCTCTGCTCCGTCGGAGAGGAAGATGCTGTCCTGCGTCGGGTCGAAGTACACTTCCAGCGCACGCAACGTCCCGGCGTACGCCGCGGTCATGACGAAGGTGAAGCCGATGAGGGCGGGGAGGAGGAGTTCGACGACCATCGTCCGAACGTCGTTTTCGGCCGACATAACGTATCCGGTAAGTGCGTCGGCCCTGACTCTCACGTCCCCGTGAAGTCGATTCGACTGCCCGACGAGAGGTCGTGCTCGCCGGAGGGGCCGAGATGCTCGAACCGAAGCGAGTCGTCGGCGAGGTACGCCGCGTCGCCCTCGACGGCGACGTCGACTTCGTCGAGCGTCGCGCCCTCGCAGGGGCCGAAGTCGCAGTAGCCGGTCGCCTGGCCGAACGTCGCGCCGTGTTTCTGACAGACGATGTCGCCGTTTCTGACGAGCGCACCCGACCCCTTGTCGAGGCGCACGTCGGTCCAGTGCTGACAGTAGTTCCGGAAGGCGACGACGGTTCCGTCGTCGAGTTTCGTCAGAATCGCCTCGCCGCGCTCGGTCCCCTCCCGGAACGTGAACAGCAGCGTGCCGTCCGTCGGGACCTCCGAGAGTGCGGCGATTCGCTGGTCGTCGTCCATACCGTCTCTCGTCGCGCCGCCTTTGAACGTCTTTCCGTCCGCGGTTTCCGCACTCCGACTCGTGCAACTCTACGACTCGTACAACTCCTCGACTCGCGTCTCGTACAACCGAGAGAGCAGCCGCGTCACCGGCCCCGTCTCGACGTCGATACCGTCGACGGTGCCGACGGGGCGAATCTCGCGGGTCGAACTCGTGACGAACACCTCGTCGGCCCCCCGGACGTCGTCGGGCGTGAAGAAGCCCTCCCGAACCGGGATGCCCTCCGACTCGGCGAGTTCCAGGACGATGTCGCGGGTGACGCCCGGGAGCACCGGACCGTCGAGACTCGGCGTGCAGAGGCGCTCGCCGTCGACGAAGAAGACGTTGCTCGTCGCCCCCTCGGCGACGTAGCCCTCGTCGTCGAGGACGAGCGCCTCGTCGGCGCCCGTGACGCGGAGTTCGAGAAGCGCCAAGATGCCGTTGAGGTAGTTGTGCGTCTTCGCTTTCGACGGGAGCGCCCGATTCGAGGGGCGCCGCGTCTTCACCGTCTGCAACGTCGCCGGGCCGTCCCACGGTTTCTCGCCGCCGACGCCGCCGCGACCCAGCGGCGAGAGGGTGACGACGACGGTGGGGTCGACCTCCGGCGAGGGGGTGAGTTTCCCGGGTTGGACGCCGCGACTGATGGAGAGTTTCACCGAGGCGTCTCCGAGTTCGTTCGCCGCGAGCGTCTCCTCGATTCGCCCGCGGAGCGACTCGTCGGAGAGGCCGTGGTCCAACTGGAGAATCTCGCACGACTCCGCGAGTCGGTCGGCGTGGGCGTCCCACTCGAACAGGTGGCCGCCGTAGACGCGGAGCGTCTCGAAGGCGGCGTCGCCGTACATGAACCCCCTGTCGCGGACGTTCACCGTCGCCTCCGAAGCGGGAACGAGTTCGCCGTTCACGTGGTAGACGAGTTCCGCGTCGCTCGCGGAACTCGCTCCGCCGGTTCCGCCATCGTTGGGTGTCTCTCGTTCACTCATCGTCGACGTACTCCTTCAGGAAGTTCGCTACCATCTGTTTACCGCTCTCGGTGAGGATGCTCTCGGGGTGGAACTGGACGCCGACGTGCGGGCGCGTGCGGTGCCGAACCGCCATCACGACCCGACGCTCGTCGTCGGTCCACGCCGTCTCGACCAGTTCGTCCGGAAGGTCGCCGCGCTCGACCGCCAGCGAGTGGTACCGCCCGACCGAGAGCCGTTCGGGAAGGTTCGAGAAGATGCCTTCGCCGTCGTGGACGACGGTCGAGGGTTTCCCGTGGACGACGTCGGGCGCGTGGCCGACCGGCGCGCCCGCGGCCGCACAGAGCGCCTGATGACCGAGGCAGACGCCGAGCGTCGGGTAGTCGAGGTCGCGGAACACCGCCATCGAGATGCCGGCGTCCTCGGGCGTGCCGGGGCCGGGCGAGACGACGATGGCGTCGGGGTCGAGTTCCCGAATCTCCTCGACCGTGACGGCGTCGTTCCGGCGGACGACGACGTCCGCGAGTTCGCCGACGTACTGGACGAGGTTGTAGACGAACGAGTCGTAGTTGTCGACGACGAGCACCGTGGGGAGGGTCTCCGCACTCATCTCTCGGTCCTCGAATCGCCGGACTCGCCCGCGTCGTCGACGCCGAGCGCCGTTCCGTCGAGCGCCTCGTCCATCGCTTCGACGAGCGCCTGGGCCTTCGCCAACGTCTCGTCGTACTCGCGTTCGGGATCGGAGTCGTGGACGATGCCCGCGCCGACGCGGAGGTGGTACTCGTCGCGGTAGCGGACCAGCGTTCGGATGACGATGTTCAGCGTCGCCCGGTCGTCGAAGCCGAACGCGGCGATACTGCCGGTGTACGGCCCGCGTCTGGTCGCCTCGACCTCCTCGATGAGTTCCATCGTCCGCGGTTTCGGCGCGCCAGTGATGGTGCCGCCGGGGAACACCGCGGCGACGGCGTCGGCGAGCGTCGCGGACTCGCGAATCCGGCCTTCGACGACCGAGACGAGATGCATCACGGCCGCGTAGCGGTCGACCCGGCGGTACTCGGTCACGTCGACGCTGCCGTACTCGCACACCTTCCCGAGGTCGTTGCGTTCGAGGTCGACGAGCATCGCGTGCTCGGCGCGCTCTTTCTCGTCGCCGAGCAGGTCGGCTTCGAGTTCGGCGTCCTCCCCGTCGGTCGCCCCCCGTCGCCGGGTTCCGGCGATGGGTTCGGTGACGAGTCGGTCGCCCGCGCGTTCGACGAGCAGTTCGGGACTCGCGCTCACGAGGTCGACGGAGTTCGGGCCGCGCGCGCCGGAGAACTCCAGCAACCCGGAGTACGGCGCGGGATTCACCCGGCGGAGCGCCGCGTACGCCGTCACGGGGTGAACCGCAGCGGGGGCGACGAGGCGCTGGGAGACGTTCGCCTGAAACGTGTCGCCGTCGCGGATGTACCGCTTGATGGTCCGCACGCGGTCGGCGAACGCCTCGCGGCCGCAGTCGCTCTCGAACTGTCCTCGTTCGATTCCGGCGGCGAGCGGTTCGACGCTCGGGTCGCCGGTCGTCGCGCGCTCGGCGAGCGAACTCGCCCGCTCGACGGCCGTCTCGTACTGTTCGTCGAGGTCGGTTTCGGGGTCGATTCGGGGGCAAGCGGTCACGCGGAGCGTCGTCCCTTCGCCTCTCGGTTCTCGCCACGCGGCCACGCAGTCGTAGACGCCGAGTTGCAGATGCGGGAGCCGCCGGTCGTCGACCGCCGATTCGGGCAGCGTTTCGAGTTCGCGGGCGAGGTCGTAGGAGAGCCAGCCGAACGCGCCGCAGGGGTACGGCACCTCGCAGTCGCCGCGGGCGAGCGTCTCCGAATCGAGCAGCGCGGACAGCGCCGACAACGACGGCGACCCGGCGGCCGGTCCGGCGTCGTCCGCGTCCGTGCGCTCGGGACCGTCGCGGACGACTGCGTCGGCGCTCACCTGCAGTCGCTCGACGGGGTCGACGCCGAAGTACCCCCACCCCGACTGGCCGCCGGTCGTCTCCAGGAAGAATCCGCCGGGGCCGTCCCGCGCGCGTCGGTACGCCTCGAACGGGTCCGACACCGAGAGTCGGAGTTCGACCGGAACGCGAGCGCCCGGCGGCGCGTCCGTCGCCGTCGCTCTGAACTCGCGTCGAGAGGTCCGCACAACGGGTTCGGTCATCGGCGTCGAAGCGGCCGCGGGCGGTCCGCGCGTCCGGCAGCTTTCACTGCTCCCGAGCGCGCGCAATCCACGTGTCGACGCGCTTCTCGGAGACGTCTATCTGCTCGCCGAGTTCGGCGGCGTCGGCGGCAGCGAGGTCGGCGACGGTCTCGACGCCCGCGTCGGCGAGCCGCTGCGCGTAGGCCGGCCCGATTCCTTTGACCGTATCGACGGAGTCCGAAGACTCCGACGCCGGTTCGTCCGCGTCGGGCTCGGCCTCGGCGGTGTCGGCCTCGGCGGTGTCGGCTTCTGCTCGGTCATCGTCGATGTCTATCTCGTCGCTCTCGGGACCGGCGGCCTCCGACGGCTCCGCTGCGGTCTCGTCCTCGGCGTCCTCGTCGACCATCGACTCCGTCGACGCCGTCGCGTCGGTATCCGCCGCGACCGGTTCGTCCTCGGTGGGCTCTTCCGCCTCGCTAATCGGCTCCGCCTCCTCGACGACGGGTTCGTCGGCGTCTTCGACGGCCCTCTCGTCTGTCTCGTCGGACTCGGAACCGTCGGCCTCGTCTGCCTCGTCGAGTTCCGTCTCGAGGTCGGTGTCCATCTCGTCGCTCTCGGGGCCGGCGGCCTCCGCCGGTTCCGCCGCGGTCGTCTCCTCGGTATCCTCGTCGACCAACGTCTCCGTCGACGCCGCGGCGGCACTGTCGGCGGCGGGGTCGGCGGATTCGGCGGCGGGGTCGGCGGATTCGGCGGCGGGGTCGGCGGATTCGGCGGCGTCGTCTGCCTCGACGGACTCGTCGGTTTCTTCGACTGCGGCTTCCGTCTCCGTACTCGCCTCCGTTCGCGTGTCGCGTTCGACCGTCACGGACGGGTCGCGCTCACGCTCGTCGGTCGACCCGTTGAGGCCGAGCAACGACTTGAGCTTGTCCAAGAGTGCCATTGGCCGGTAGTATGATGCCTCCGTATTTAAAAACCCCCGACAGGTCACAGCCGCGACCGGAGGGCGGCGTCCATCTCGTCGACCGGCGCGTCCCGACCGGTCCACCGCTCGAACGCGACGACGCCCTGGTACAGCAGCATCCAGGCCCCGTCGATGGTCGTCGCGCCCGCCTCGCGCGCCTCGCGCAGCAGTCGCGTGTCCGGCGGGGCGTACACCGCGTCCAGCACCGCGAGCCCGTCGTGCAGCAGGCCCGACGGAACGGGCGTCTCGTCGGACTCCATCCCGACGCTCGTCGCGTTGACGAGCACGTCGGCCTCGGGAACGGCGGCGTCGAGCGAGTCGAGGCCGCCGCCGGTGGCGACCCGGTCGGTCGCCTCGTCTCCGTTCAGTTCGTCGGCGAGTGCGGTCGCGCGCGAGGCGGTCCGGTTGGCGACGTGGACCGACGCGCCGTCGTCCGCGAGCGCGAACGCGGCCGCACGCCCCGCCCCGCCCGCGCCGACGACGACGGCGTCCGTCCCGTCGAGCGAGACGTCGTGGCGGGCGAACGACCGACTGACGCCGGCGGCGTCGGTGTTGTACCCGCGCGGGGTGTCGCCGGCGAAGTCGATGGTGTTGACCGCGCCGATTCGCTCGGCGAGCGGGTCGGCGTCGACGAGTTCGAGCGCGTCCCGTTTGAACGGAATCGTGACGTTGAGGCCGGCGACGCCGAGCGCGTCCGCGCCGTCGAGAGCGGCCTCGAACCGCTCGGGCGACGGTTCGAAGGTGACGTATCGAGCGTCCATCCCGAGCGCGTCGTACGCCGCCTCGTGCATCGGCGGCGACAACGAGTGACCGACCGGGTTGCCGACGAGTCCGAACACTTGCATACGTCGCGGTGGTCGCGGAAGCGACATAAGCACCCCGGCAGCGGTGGAACTGGCGACTCGGTTGCGGCGAGAGCGTTACGTTCGTACGGGGACTTCGAAGCAGAAGAAATAGGTTTACCACCTTGGAAGTCAACGACGATGAGTTCAGTTCTTCGACACCCGCTGATGGCCGTCGCGGCCACGACGGGTCTTACTCTCCCGTGGGTCTACGTCTGGGCGACCGGGTCGGCGGAGTCGCTGCCGCCACTCTGGACCGTCGCCGTCAGCGGGGTCGCCGTCCTCGGGTCGTCGTTCCTCCTCGCGTGGGGGGCCGAGACCGCCGAGAAAGACGTTCCCCGCGCGTTCGCCATCGCGGTCCTCGCGGTGCTGGCCGTCGCCCCCGAGTACGCCGTCGACGCGCTGTACGCCTGGACCGCCGGGGCGAACATCGGCACGGCCCGCGGCGCGGAGGCCGCGAACCTCGCCGTCGCCAACATGACCGGCGCGAACCGCATCCTCATCGGACTGGGCTGGTCCGGCATCGCGCTGTTCACGCTCTACCGAGTCGGGAGCGCCTCCGACCCCGCGGTCGAGTCGCGTCCCGGGACGCTCGCGGACGTCGTCAACCTCGACCGGGACATCTCGACCGAAATCGCGTTCCTGCTCGCCGCGACGGCGTACGCCTTCTTCGTCCCGCTCAACGACGGTATCGGCGTCGTCGACACGCTGGTGCTGGTCGGTCTGTACGCCCTCTACATCGCCGTCATCGTCCGCGGCGACGTCGAAGAACACGAACAGCAGGTCGGCGTTCCCGCGTACTTCCACGGCTACCCGAAAGGCGGCCGCGTCGCCGTCGTGCTGACGCTGTTCGCGTACTCGGGCCTGATGATCTACTCCGCCGTCCACCCGTTCGCGCACGGCCTGGAGACGCTCGGCACCGAGTTTGGCATCCCCGCGTTCTTCATGATCCAGTGGATCGCGCCGCTGGCCAGCGAGAGCCCGGAACTCATCGTCGTCGCCTACCTCGTCAACAAGGCGCGCTCGACCGCCGGGTTCAACGCGCTCATCTCCTCGAAGCTCAACCAGTGGACGCTGCTCATCGGGACGCTCGCCGTCGTCTACAGCCTCGCGGCGGGGGCGGTCGGAACCCTCCCGTTCGACTTCAAGCAGTCGGCCGAAATCTGGATCACGGCCGCGCAGAGCTTCTTCGCGCTCGCGGTGCTCGTGAACTTCAACATCAGCGCCCGCGAGGCCGTCGCCCTGCTCGTGCTGTTCGTCTCGCAGGTCGGTATCGAGTTCCTCATCATCCGAGACCTCGTGACGCTCCCGTTCGGTATCGACGCTATCGACGTCCTCCTGATCTACACCGCCGTCTACCTCGTCCTCGGAACGGCGCTTTTCGTCCTGCGCCGCGACGAGCTCCGGGGGCTGCTCGACCGGACCGCCGACACCGCCCAAGACGCCTTCGGCCGGGGTCAGTCGCAGGCCGAGCGCGCCGACTGAGTTCCCGGCCGTCCCGGCTCACCCGGTCGACCACGAACCGAATCCCGACTCGTTTTACGGTCGCTTCGCCTACGACTCGCCAGTGATCGCCATCGTCGTCAGTCGGGCCGACTACGCATCGGAACACATCGGCGAGCACCTGCTCGAACTCGCCGACTGGGAGGAACACGTAGACGACACCCGCCCGGACGCCGACGGCGGCGGGACCGTCTACCGAACCGACGGCTTCGAGCTTCGGACGTTCGACGACCTCCACATCTACCTCGACGACCCCGCTGCGGCGTTCGTCGACGCCGCGGATTCCGGCATCGACGCCGAAACCGGCGTCGGCTCCGCTGCCGCCCCCGACTTGCTCGTCTTCGCCTCCCGACACTCCGGCGAGACGGGGGCGCTTCTCACCGCTCACTTCACCGGCAACTTCGGCCCCGAGAAGTACGGCGGCGACGACCGGGAACTCGCGCGCGCCTGTCCGGGTGCACAGAAAACCGTCGTGAACGCGCTCGCCGAGCACGCGCCGGACGGCTACGAGGTCGGTATCGAGGCGACACACCACGGCCCCACCGACCTCTCGCTCCCGTCGATGTTCGTCGAACTCGGCAGCGACGACCCGCAGTGGGAGGACCCCAAGGCCGCTCGCGCGGTGGCCGAAGCGATTCTCGACCTCCGCGAGGCGGCGGTGAACCTCGAAAGCCCCGGCGACGAACCCAACCGCCACGTCGTCGGCTTCGGCGGCGGCCACTACGCGCCGCGGTTCGGCCGCGTCGTCCGCGAGACCGAGTGGGCCGTCGGCCACGTCGGCGCGGACTGGCAACTCGACGCGATGGGCGCGCCCGAGGCGAACCGCGACGTGCTCGAACAGGCGTTCGAACGGAGCGACGCCGAGTTCGCGCTCGTCGACGGCGAGAACCCGGAACTCGAAACCGTCGTCGGGGAACTGGGGTACGAAGTCGTGAGCGAGACGTGGCTCCGCGAGGTCGGCGACCGACCGCTGTCGGTCGTCTCCGCGCTCGAAGACGAACTGTCGACGGTCGAGGACGGTCTCCGATTCGGCAGTCGGCGCGTCGACGACCCCGACGCGTTCTCCGTCGTCGAGTTCCCCGCCGAACTGCTCGCCGAAGCGCAGGGCGTCGACGCCGAGTCGGTGCGCGAGGCGGTGCTCGACTCCGCCGTCGCCTTCGAGACGCAGGAGAGCGGCACGCGGGCCGTCGGCCGCCTCGCCCTGGCCGACGAGAGCGACTACGACGCGCTCGTCGACGCGCTGGCGACGGTGCTCGAAGCGAAGTACGACGACGTCGAACGCGACGAGAGTGACCGTGTCGTCCGTGCCAGCGAGCGCGCGTTCGACCCCGAGCGCGCGAAGACGCTCGGCATCTCCGAGGGACCGACGTTCGGCAAACTCGCGGCCGGGCGAGCCGTCGAACACGAGGGCGAACGAATCGACCCGGACGTCGTCCACGTCGACCGGACGGTCGCGTTTCGGTACTAAACCGCCGGACGGGTTTCCGGCGAGCTAACTGGTCGGCTATCTGTTCGGATAAATCTCCGGTTACCTTCGCGGAAAAATCGTCAGACGACCGTCCGACGCGAGGGGGAAAAGATAATTAAGGCCGCTCAGTAAGCTTTGCGCATAAATATGGACTCGATCGTCGACGAAGCAATAGACGAGGCCGAACAGTCGGGTGGGACCGGCGGCGAGGGATTCGACGCCGAACCGAAGCGTTCGGGGACGATGACGGACGACGAACTGCAGGACATTCTCAAAGACCTCCAGACGAACATCACCGTCGTCGGCTGCGGCGGGGCCGGCGGGAACACGGTCAACCGCATGGCCGAAGAGGGCATCCACGGCGCGAGTCTCGTCGCCGCCAACACGGACGTCCAGCACCTCGTCGACACCTCCGCGGACACGAAGATTCTGATGGGTCAGGAGAAGACCCAGGGCCGCGGGGCCGGGTCGCTCCCGCAGGTCGGCGAGGAGGCCGCTATCGAGAGCCAGCAGGAGATTCACGACGCCATCGACGGCTCGGACATGGTGTTCGTCACCGCCGGCCTCGGCGGCGGCACCGGCACCGGCTCCGCGCCCGTCGTCGCCAAGGCGGCCCGCGAGTCCGGCGCGCTCACCATCGCCATCGTCACGACGCCGTTCACCGCCGAGGGCGAGGTCCGACGGACGAACGCCGAGGCGGGGCTGGAGCGACTCCGCGACGTCGCCGACACGGTCATCGTCGTCCCGAACGACCGCCTGCTCGACGCCGTCGGCAAACTGCCGGTCCGTCAGGCGTTCAAAGTCTCGGACGAAGTCCTGATGCGCTCGGTGAAAGGCATCACGGAGCTCATCACGAAACCCGGCCTCGTCAACCTCGACTTCGCCGACGTCCGCACCGTCATGGAGAAGGGCGGCGTCGCCATGATCGGTCTCGGCGAGTCCGACTCCGAACAGAAGGCCCAGGACTCCGTCAAATCGGCGCTCCGCTCGCCGCTTCTCGACGTCGACATCTCGGGGGCGAACTCCGCGCTCGTCAACGTCACCGGCGGCACCGACATGAGCATCGAGGAGGCCGAGGGCGTCGTCGAGGAGATCTACGACCGTATCGACCCCGACGCGCGCATCATCTGGGGAACCTCCATCGACGAGGAGCTCGAAGGTCAGATGCGGACGATGATCGTCGTCACGGGCGTCGACTCGCCGCAGATCTACGGCCGGTCGGACGAACCCGGCGCACAGCAGAGCCAGCAACCGCAGCAACCGCAGCAGGCCGAAGATATCGACTTCGTCGAGTAATCGAGTAATCGAGTAATCGAACGGTCACGTCGCGGTATCGCGGGGCGACCACGGAACCGGGCGGACGCCGACCCCGCGCCCGCGTCGGCTATTCAATAGATAGAAAAGGCATCACGCTCTATCGGTGACAACATGGACGTAAAATACGACATCGCGAGCTACGTGCGGGTACTGAAGATGGCGAGCACGCCGGAGTGGGAGGAGTTCAGCCAGATCGCCAAGATCGCCGGCATCGGCATCTTCCTCGTCGGCTTCCTCGGTTTCGTCATCTTCGCGGTGATGAGCTTCATCCCCGGGGGCATGTGAGATGGGCATCTTCGCCGTGAAGACGACGGCGAGACAGGAGCGCACCGTCGCCGACATGCTCGCCACGAAGGAAGAGCCCGAGATTCACGCCGTCATCGCGCCGGACTCGCTGACGAGTTACGTGATGGTCGAAGCCGACAACACGGCCGTACTCGAACGCCTCATGGACGAGATTCCGCACGCCCGGAGCATCGTCCCCGGCAACTCCAGCCTCGCGGAAGTCGAACACTTCCTCTCGCCGACGCCCGACGTCGAGGGCATCGCCGAGGGCGACATCGTCGAACTCATCGCCGGGCCGTTCAAGGGCGAGAAGGCCCGCGTCCAGCGCATCGACGAGGCCAAAGACCAGGTGACCGTCGAACTGTACGAAGCGACGGTCCCGATTCCGGTGACGGTCCGCGGCGACCAGATTCGCGTGCTCGACTCCGAAGAACGGTAGTTCCGAACCGTGCGAGCGGCGTAGCCGCGAGCAGACTCCGAAGAGCGCTGACGCGCCCTTCGACACCTCCTTCGCTCGCGTTGCTCTCTCGGAAGAACAGTGAGGAGCGACAGCGCCTCGAACCGCACGAGCGATAGCTCCCGACCAATCCGAGCCGAGAAGCGAGAAGAACGTCGGCGAGACTCGTCCCGACCGCCGTTTCTGTTTCCCGAAGGAGAAGCGCAGACGCGCGTCGCAGCCCGTCGCTCGTCGAATCTATCCGGACGCTCCGTGGGCCACGGCCGCCCGCGACCGGTTACTCGGGGTCCGTCCCCGACTTTGCCTGTCCACCGGCGTCCACCTGCTCGACGATTCGCTGGAGGTCCGCCTCTTCCTCGATGGCCGACTGGATACCCTCGCGCATCCGGACGGCCGCGGAGTCGGCGTTGTACGCGCGGATGTACTCGGCGCGGGAGTGCTCGTCGAACGCGTGGCGGATGGCGAAGTAGCCCTCGGGGACGATCGCGCCGCAGACTTTGCACTCGGTGCGTTCGTGTTCGTTGGTCTGGTGAACGACGGCGGATTCGGCGTCTTCGAACCGCGCGTCACAGCCCGCGACACCACACGTCCAGAGCGACATATCAGCCGACATGTAGGGAACTGCTAAAACCGTTTTCCTCGCCCGGCATCGTCGTCGTCGAATAGCAATCCCTAATTGAGTACTCTCGAGAGGGAGACTGTGAGTGGAAGCGAACGGACGCGGGTCGACATGCACGTCAAGTGTTTAGACGAGCGTGTCGTCGCCAGGGCGAAGCGCCGCGGTGTCGACGTGCTCGTCTACGCGCCACACTTCACGCGTCTCCCGACGATTCGCGCCCGCGCCGACCGATTCTCCGACGACGAGTTGCTCGTCGTCCCCGCCCGCGAACTGTTCACCGGCCCGTGGAGCGACCGGAACCACCTCCTCGCTATCGGCCTCTCGGACCCGGTTCCGGATTTCATCACCATCGAGGGCGCGCTCGCGGAGTGTCGCCGACAGGAGGCGGCCGTGCTCGTCCCGCACCCGGCGCTGTTGAACGTCAGCCTCGGCCGGGTCGAAATCGAGGCGTTCCGGGACGAACTCCACGCCGTCGAGACGTACAACGGCAAGTGCTTTCCCTACCAGAACCGCCGCGCCGCCGCCATCGCAGACGAGTTCGACAAACCGGGGTTCGGGTCGTCGTACGCGCACTTGCGGGGGAACGTCGGCGAGGCGTGGACCGAGTTCGACCGACGCATCGAGACGGAGGCGGAGCTCGTGACGGCGCTTCGCGGGGGTGCGACGCGCCGCGTCGACCACCGACGCGGACTCCGGCACCGACTCAGAAACCTCGCCGAGTTCGCCCACCTGG is a genomic window of Haloprofundus halophilus containing:
- a CDS encoding D-aminoacyl-tRNA deacylase codes for the protein MIAIVVSRADYASEHIGEHLLELADWEEHVDDTRPDADGGGTVYRTDGFELRTFDDLHIYLDDPAAAFVDAADSGIDAETGVGSAAAPDLLVFASRHSGETGALLTAHFTGNFGPEKYGGDDRELARACPGAQKTVVNALAEHAPDGYEVGIEATHHGPTDLSLPSMFVELGSDDPQWEDPKAARAVAEAILDLREAAVNLESPGDEPNRHVVGFGGGHYAPRFGRVVRETEWAVGHVGADWQLDAMGAPEANRDVLEQAFERSDAEFALVDGENPELETVVGELGYEVVSETWLREVGDRPLSVVSALEDELSTVEDGLRFGSRRVDDPDAFSVVEFPAELLAEAQGVDAESVREAVLDSAVAFETQESGTRAVGRLALADESDYDALVDALATVLEAKYDDVERDESDRVVRASERAFDPERAKTLGISEGPTFGKLAAGRAVEHEGERIDPDVVHVDRTVAFRY
- the ftsZ gene encoding cell division protein FtsZ yields the protein MDSIVDEAIDEAEQSGGTGGEGFDAEPKRSGTMTDDELQDILKDLQTNITVVGCGGAGGNTVNRMAEEGIHGASLVAANTDVQHLVDTSADTKILMGQEKTQGRGAGSLPQVGEEAAIESQQEIHDAIDGSDMVFVTAGLGGGTGTGSAPVVAKAARESGALTIAIVTTPFTAEGEVRRTNAEAGLERLRDVADTVIVVPNDRLLDAVGKLPVRQAFKVSDEVLMRSVKGITELITKPGLVNLDFADVRTVMEKGGVAMIGLGESDSEQKAQDSVKSALRSPLLDVDISGANSALVNVTGGTDMSIEEAEGVVEEIYDRIDPDARIIWGTSIDEELEGQMRTMIVVTGVDSPQIYGRSDEPGAQQSQQPQQPQQAEDIDFVE
- a CDS encoding protein translocase SEC61 complex subunit gamma; translation: MDVKYDIASYVRVLKMASTPEWEEFSQIAKIAGIGIFLVGFLGFVIFAVMSFIPGGM
- a CDS encoding transcription elongation factor Spt5, which produces MGIFAVKTTARQERTVADMLATKEEPEIHAVIAPDSLTSYVMVEADNTAVLERLMDEIPHARSIVPGNSSLAEVEHFLSPTPDVEGIAEGDIVELIAGPFKGEKARVQRIDEAKDQVTVELYEATVPIPVTVRGDQIRVLDSEER
- a CDS encoding DUF7565 family protein, whose protein sequence is MSLWTCGVAGCDARFEDAESAVVHQTNEHERTECKVCGAIVPEGYFAIRHAFDEHSRAEYIRAYNADSAAVRMREGIQSAIEEEADLQRIVEQVDAGGQAKSGTDPE
- a CDS encoding PHP-associated domain-containing protein — translated: MHVKCLDERVVARAKRRGVDVLVYAPHFTRLPTIRARADRFSDDELLVVPARELFTGPWSDRNHLLAIGLSDPVPDFITIEGALAECRRQEAAVLVPHPALLNVSLGRVEIEAFRDELHAVETYNGKCFPYQNRRAAAIADEFDKPGFGSSYAHLRGNVGEAWTEFDRRIETEAELVTALRGGATRRVDHRRGLRHRLRNLAEFAHLGHENTWGKIDRLLLSGTEPTHPRQLVYEGRFDDVAVY